From one Acidobacteriota bacterium genomic stretch:
- a CDS encoding TatD family hydrolase, which yields MKIFDPHIHMTSRTTDDYSAMAQNGILVIVEPSFWLGQPRTNVGSFIDYFNSLLGWERFRASQFGIRHFCTIGLNPKEANNPRLAEEVLSLLPRYLQKDGVVAVGEIGYDDQTDAEERIFARQLELAMEMDLPVLVHTPHRDKKRGTIRSLDLIRSVGFPEERALIDHNTEETLPLVLDTGCWAGHTIYPHTKMDEVRMVKLVKEYGSERILINSAADWGISDPLKVPKTTDLMLESGITLQTIRTIVWDNPAHFFSQSRRLDLAGIDTRPSIDQTEFYGGSTVLRGGQTPVVET from the coding sequence ATGAAGATCTTCGATCCTCACATTCACATGACCTCCCGGACCACGGACGACTACTCGGCCATGGCCCAAAACGGGATCCTCGTCATCGTCGAGCCCTCCTTCTGGTTGGGGCAGCCCAGAACCAACGTCGGCTCCTTCATCGACTACTTCAACAGCCTCCTGGGCTGGGAGCGGTTCCGGGCGTCCCAATTCGGCATCCGCCATTTCTGCACCATCGGACTGAATCCCAAGGAGGCCAACAACCCCAGGCTGGCTGAGGAAGTGCTCTCGCTGCTTCCCCGCTACCTGCAGAAAGATGGCGTGGTCGCCGTGGGAGAAATCGGGTACGACGATCAGACCGACGCGGAGGAGCGCATCTTCGCCCGCCAATTGGAACTCGCCATGGAAATGGACTTGCCGGTCCTGGTGCATACGCCCCACCGGGACAAGAAGCGGGGCACCATCCGCTCGTTGGACCTCATCCGCAGCGTCGGCTTTCCCGAGGAGAGGGCCCTCATCGACCACAACACGGAAGAGACGCTGCCCCTGGTGCTGGACACCGGCTGCTGGGCCGGCCACACCATCTATCCCCATACCAAGATGGACGAGGTCCGGATGGTGAAGCTGGTGAAGGAGTACGGCAGCGAGCGGATCCTCATCAACAGCGCCGCGGATTGGGGCATCAGCGATCCCCTGAAGGTCCCCAAGACCACCGACCTGATGCTGGAGAGCGGCATCACGCTCCAGACCATCCGGACCATCGTCTGGGACAATCCTGCCCACTTCTTCTCCCAGAGCCGGCGGCTGGACCTGGCCGGCATCGACACCCGCCCCAGCATCGACCAGACCGAGTTCTACGGAGGAAGTACGGTCCTGCGCGGCGGCCAGACTCCGGTCGTCGAGACCTAG